Within the Maribacter sp. BPC-D8 genome, the region TGGTATCTTCCCTACCAATTATGGCAGCATAAAAATACATGAAGCTACAGGTTTTAGAAAGATTGGCAAACGCGAGCGCATTGGTAAATTACACGGTAAATGGGTCGATAATGTGCTTTTTGAAAGACGTAGTAGTGTTGTAGGTATAGATTAAATTACTCCTCAACATCAGTATTTTGAGATTCATGTAATTTTCGCTCTAATTCTGCCTGAAACTCTTCCATAACTGGCTTTACGGTACTTTCCGGTAAATCCGCAATTTTAATATACATTAATCCGTCGACCGAGTTATTGAATAATGGATCCACATTAAACGCAACCACTCTCGCATTCTGCTTAATGTACTTTTTTATTAATACCGGCAAACGCAAATTACCTGGTTCTACTTCATCTATTAAACGATCGAACTTATTTAAATCTGCCTGGGTTTCATCAAAAACAAACTCCTTATCGGCATCTTTCAATTTTACCTTGAATTCCTTTTTAGGTCTTATGTATTGCGCTACATAAGGATCCCAATAATTAGACTTCATAAATTCAATCATCAACGATTTTGAGAAGTTTGAAAACTGATTACTGATACTTACTCCGCCTATTAAATACTTATGTTCTGGAAATCTTAAAGTCGTATGCACAATCCCCTTCCAAAGTAAAAATAATGGCATTGGTTTTTGCTGGTATTCTTTAGTGATATAGGCGCGACCCATTTCAATAGAGTGCTCCATCATATCATACAACTCAGGTTCTACCCTAAAAAGATCTTGAAGATAAAAACCATCAATGCCATGTTTAGGGAAAATTTCAGAACCCATTCCCATTCTATAGGCACCTACAATACATTTAGCCTCAGAATCCCATAAAAAAAGATGATGATAATAACTATCGAAACTATCAAGGTCAATCGCTTTATTCGTTCCCTCACCAATGGCTCTAAAGGTTACTTCACGCTGTCTTCCTATTTCTTTCAAAATAAAAGGCATATCCTTTTCAGTAGCTAGAAAGACTTCATAATTTTTACTCTGAAGCAAGCGACAATCTTTCTCCCTAAGTTTTTCTATTTCTCCTTCCATAACCTCTTTACGAACCGCATCTGCAATTTTCTTAGGTTGCTTAGGTATTTTAAGGGAAGTCGGTATTTGATCTATTAAACGCTCTTTCTCATATGCGTTAGACAGCATATAGGTTTTACGACGCAGAAGATCTGTGTATTCTTCTAAACTCTGTTGTTCTTTTTGGGTAGCGACAGAAATCGGCTGCCCTATTCTCACCTTAATTGGTCTATTTCTTTGCGAAAATACCTGAGAAGGAATCATTGCCGTTCTTAACGAATCTCCTAATTTAGAAATACGGTAAAACAACGAACTATTTTTGGCATGAAAATAAATAGGAACAACAGGCACATCTGCTTTTCTAATCAATTTTATGGCAGCTTCTTCCCAAGGTTTATCTACAATGAGCTTACCATCTTTATGGGTCGAAACTTCACCAGCAGGAAACACCCCTAATACATGACCATTTTTTAAATGCTCTAAAGTTTTTTTGAATCCGGCTAAATTACTTCTGGCATCTTTATGTTCGCTAAACGGATTTACCGGTAAAACAAAAGGCTCTAACGGCTTCATTCTTTGCAATAAGAAATTAGCCATTATCTTATAATCTGGTCGTTGCTTCACCATTAATTTGAACAACAAAATACCATCAATAGCACCCAACGGGTGATTACTTATAGTCACATACGGACCATCTTTCGGCAAACGTCTAAAATCTTCCTCAGGAATTTCATAATCAATTTCGTAAAGCTTTAGAATAGCATTGGCATATTCTTCACCTTCTAAATGGGCAATGCTATCATAATCTCTATTAATTCGAGACAAACGTGTCACCTTCAGTAATACCCAGCCTATAAAAGTACCAAACACTCCGTATTTGGAGAGATTGATAGCATTGGCAATTTCCTTGGCGGTAACTAAACCCATAAATCATCATCGATTAGACTGTAAATATAGGAAAATAGCCTTTGTAGCTACCTATTAAAAATTATTGAAATGACCTTAAAATTACTTCACAACCAACTGTACCGTTTCTGTACCACGTTGTTCTAATAATAACTCATGACCGTTCTGCAACGATTCTAACGCTTTAGTATTAAAATGTCTAATCGTGTATAGGGAAACATTCTCATGATGAGCCACTTTAAACTTGCTTTTTAGTTGCTGTAGAAGTGCATCTAAGCCTCCAAATTTATTATCGATACAAACTGAAAAGCTAATAGCAGAATTTTGAATTAAACCTACCTTTATTTTATGTTGATGAAATAATTTAAATAGCTCGCTAATACTATCTTCAACTATAAAAGAGAAATCAAGAGAAGATAACTTCATTAAAACCTGATTCTTCTTCACTATAAAACAAGGTACTTTTGGCTCTATACCAACACCTTTGCCAACCGTAGTTCCTTTACCTGTAGGATCAATAAATGATTTTACATGAAGCGGAATCTCTTTTCGCTGTAAAGGCTGTAATGTTTTTGGGTGAATTACAGATGCCCCGTAAAATGCTAGCTCAATAGCTTCTCTATAAGATATATTATTAAGCAATTGCGTTTCTTTAAAATACCTAGGATCGGCATTTAAAACACCCGGTACATCTTTCCAAATCGTAACAGAATCGGCATTTAAACAATAAGCTAATATTGCAGCAGAATAATCTGAACCTTCACGACCCAATGTGGTAGAAAAATTATTATCATCACTACCCAAAAATCCCTGTGTAATATTCAATACTTTTTGATCGATCGTAGTAACGTTCTTTTGAGTACGCTCCCAATCTACCGTAGTATCTCTATAATTGCTATCTGTTTTTATAAAGTTTCTAACGTCTAACCAATTATTGGCAATACCTATTTCTTTAAAATAAGCACTGATAATCGTAGTAGAAATCAATTCTCCGTAACCAACTATTTGATCGTAAACGAAGTTATAATTGGGCGATTTATTCCAGACTAAGAAGCCGTTGATTTCATCAACAAGCACCTTTATTTCTTTATAAATAGCATGTTGTGCATTCGGAAATAATTCAGATACAATATCTAAATGATAATCAACCATTTCGGCTACCTTAGATGGTATATCTTTTTTATCATTGAAATAAGCATTTATAATATCTTCCATAGCATTGGTGGTTTTACCCATTGCCGATACTACCAATAACGTATTTTCATACCCTACCTCTTTCAAAACCTCAACTACATTTTTAACCGCATTTGCATCTTTAACCGATGCTCCTCCAAATTTAAAAACTCTCATATATTATTGCTATCTAAATTTTATAGTCCTTTTTGAATTAAGCTAATGCGCTTAAATACTCTTTCATGCCGGTTTCATCTAACTGAACAACATCCCAATCTCTCATTACATTGGCTCCTTTACTTTCATAAAAACCAATTGCCGGTTCGTTCCAATCAATCACTTCCCAACTTATTCGCTTTACACCTAACACATCGCCGTATTTAACAACCTCATTTAAAAGAGCCGTACCTAAACCACTACCACGCATTTCTTCTGTTACAATTAAATCTTCTAAATGAATAACTGGTCCTTTCCAAGTAGAATACCTAGGGTAAACCAAAGCCATACCTACAATTTTATCATTCTTTTCTGCAACAAAACAGTGAAACAATTTCTGTTTACCAAAACCATCTTCCTCTAAATTCTGCACACTCACTTCTACGGCATCGTCTTCCTTTTCAAAAGAGGCGAGTTCTTGAATTAAGTGAAGCACTTGCTTCATATCTTCTCTTTGGGCAACCCTAATTGTATAATCCATAATTGTTACAAATAAAACACAAAGTTATAAATTTAAAAAATGTAATTAAAACGAAAATTGAACGTTTAACAAAATACACGATATTTGTATAAACCATAAACTAAAAGATGTCTCCAAAAAGAAATCAGACCCTAGGGGAGTTTATTATTGAAAATCAAGATTCATTTCAATATTCCTCAGGTGAATTATCAAAGCTTATCAATGCTATTAGATTAGCTGCTAAAGTTGTTAACCACGAAGTGAACAAAGCAGGTCTAATCGATATTTTAGGCGGAGTTGGCGAAACCAACATTCAAGGTGAAGATCAACAAAAACTTGACCTTTTCGCTAATGACAAATTTATTCAGACTTTAAAAAACCGAGAAATAGTTTGCGGTATCGCCTCTGAAGAAGAAGATAGTTTCATTAGTATAAATAGTAATGACGACAATCACCAAAATAAATATGTAGTACTTATAGATCCTTTAGATGGGTCTTCTAACATTGATGTAAATGTTTCGGTTGGTACTATTTTCTCTATTTACAGGCGTATAACTCCCGTAGGTACACCCGTTACCATGGAAGATTTTTTACAGCCAGGTAATCAGCAAGTTGCTGCAGGTTATGTAGTGTACGGTACGTCTACCATGCTAGTATATACAACTGGTGATGGTGTAAATGGCTTTACATTAAACCCGGCATTAGGTACTTTTTATCTATCTCACCCAAATATGAAGTTTCCTGAAAATGGCAGAATTTACTCTGTAAACGAAGGAAATTATGTGCATTTTCACCAAGGGGTAAAAGATTACATTAAGTATTGCCAAATGGAAGAAGACGACAGACCTTACACTTCTAGGTATATAGGTTCTTTAGTTTCTGATTTTCATAGAAACATGATCAAAGGTGGTATATACATGTACCCAAAAAGTAGTGTAAGTCAAAGTGGAAAACTAAGATTGTTATACGAATGTAACCCTATGGCTTTCTTAGCCGAGCAAGCAAACGGAATAGCAATAGGCGGTAAAAATCGTATTATGGATATTCAACCAACAGAACTCCATCAACGGGTTCCGTTCTTCTGCGGAAGCAAAAACATGGTCGAAAAACTACAAGAATTTTTAAATAAATATCATTAATAAAAAAAGGGAGCCTTTAGCTCCCTTTTTTATTTCACTTTTATAAAAGCTTAGTGTTTTACTAAGTATAGATAATCATCGAAATCTATTTTACCACCAAAAATAGCTACAGAACGCTCAATAACAGCATCTGCTTTTTCGTCTGTAAAACCAAGACCAATAGCATATTTCTTAATTAACAATCTTTCTTCATTGTCAATTTCATGATCAGAATATACAATTCTAAACAAGTCGTATAAACGCTCTAATCGTTTCTCAGAATCTGGTGTAGAATCGATAGGATATTTATTTTCTTTCTTAAACACCTCTAAATACTCAGAATCAGTGATATCTAATTTAGTAGCGAAACGGTCTAATAATTTTTTTTCTTCAACGCTAATTTCACCGTCAATAGACGCTAAAGTTGCCAAAGCTGCAAAATGAGCTAAGTTTCTTCTGTGCTCACCGCTACTATATAAATCTGCAAAAGACATATCTTATTTTTTAATTATTGAGCAAATATAAATTTTTTAGAGGTCATAGTTTAGTTTGTCATCAACTTTGTTTGCATGCGAAATTTGTAACTTGTTGTCGCTATGAAAACTCCTCTATTACAATTTACTGCCAATGGCATTTATTGCGAAAAAGCCAAGGTCTATCTTGACCCGTGGAAACCAGTAGACCATGCCATTATTTCGCATGGTCATGCCGACCATAGTCGATACGGTCACAAAAAGTATATTACTCACCATAGAAATGTTCCAATTATTCTACATCGATTAGGTGAAATTAATGTTGAAGGAAAAGAGTGGGGCGAAACTTTTATAATAAATAACGTAAAATTTAGTCTGCACCCAGCAGGTCACATAATTGGCTCATCTCAAATACGAGTTGAGCATAAAGGTGAGGTCTGGGTATTTACAGGCGATTATAAAACAGAAAACGATGGTATCTCTACTCCGTACGAACCTATAAAATGCAACACCTTTATTACCGAATGTACTTTTGGGCTACCAGCTTTTAAATGGACGCCACAAGCAGAGGTATTAGAGAATATTAATAACTGGTGGGCAGAAAATAAAGCTGAAGGCAAAACATCTATTCTTTTTGGGTATAGCTTAGGGAAAGCTCAACGCTTATTAAAATATCTGAATACAGACATTGGTGAAATATACACTCATGGTGCCATTGAGAATATGACCGAGGTATTGCGACCATTAGTAGATTTCCCTAAAACGACTCTTATTACTAAAGAAACGAAAAAAGAACAACTACTTGGCAATATCGTTTTAGCACCACCAAATGCACATGGCAGTACATGGATAAAAAAAATGGTGCCGTATGTAACTGCTTCCGCAAGCGGATGGATGACCTTTAGAGGCGCCCGAAGACGAAGAGCAATTGACAAAGGTTTTGTATTAAGTGACCATTGCGACTGGTCGGGACTTCTAGAAAGTATTGAAGCTACAGGCGCAGAAAAGATCATTACCACCCACGGATACACCGATATATTCTCAAAATATTTACGTGAGCAAGGCTATGACGCCCGTACCGAAGCTACACAATATGGCGAAGAAGATAGTTCATCAACATCGGAAGAAGAAAAAGTACTAATAGAAACTTAAGAATATTTATGCTGAAAATAAATTTAATTTATAATCCAATTAAATACCCCCTTTGGGGGAAAAGGGGCTCATGAAAAATTTTGCTTCACTCATAAAAACATTAGATAGTACCAATAAAACTACGGTTAAGGTACAGGCATTGACAGACTACTTTTTAAAAGCTAACGATGCTGATAAAGTATGGACCATTGCAATTTTATCTCATCGTAGACCGCCACGACCTGTTAATACTACCCTTCTAAGAACTTGGGCATCTGAATTGGCGAATATTCCGCTGTGGTTATTTGAAGAAAGCTATCATATTGTAGGAGATTTAGCAGAAACTATTGCCTTGGTCATACCTGCAGCAAATCAATCTTCAGATAAAAGTCTGACCGTCTTTCTAGAGGAAATGATTGCCTTAAAAAAGAAAACCGACGAAGACAAAAAAGCATATTTATACGAAAACTGGAAAGTACTTAACTATTACGAACGTTTTGTATTTACAAAATTGATTACTGGCGGA harbors:
- a CDS encoding ligase-associated DNA damage response exonuclease, translating into MKTPLLQFTANGIYCEKAKVYLDPWKPVDHAIISHGHADHSRYGHKKYITHHRNVPIILHRLGEINVEGKEWGETFIINNVKFSLHPAGHIIGSSQIRVEHKGEVWVFTGDYKTENDGISTPYEPIKCNTFITECTFGLPAFKWTPQAEVLENINNWWAENKAEGKTSILFGYSLGKAQRLLKYLNTDIGEIYTHGAIENMTEVLRPLVDFPKTTLITKETKKEQLLGNIVLAPPNAHGSTWIKKMVPYVTASASGWMTFRGARRRRAIDKGFVLSDHCDWSGLLESIEATGAEKIITTHGYTDIFSKYLREQGYDARTEATQYGEEDSSSTSEEEKVLIET
- a CDS encoding lysophospholipid acyltransferase family protein; translated protein: MGLVTAKEIANAINLSKYGVFGTFIGWVLLKVTRLSRINRDYDSIAHLEGEEYANAILKLYEIDYEIPEEDFRRLPKDGPYVTISNHPLGAIDGILLFKLMVKQRPDYKIMANFLLQRMKPLEPFVLPVNPFSEHKDARSNLAGFKKTLEHLKNGHVLGVFPAGEVSTHKDGKLIVDKPWEEAAIKLIRKADVPVVPIYFHAKNSSLFYRISKLGDSLRTAMIPSQVFSQRNRPIKVRIGQPISVATQKEQQSLEEYTDLLRRKTYMLSNAYEKERLIDQIPTSLKIPKQPKKIADAVRKEVMEGEIEKLREKDCRLLQSKNYEVFLATEKDMPFILKEIGRQREVTFRAIGEGTNKAIDLDSFDSYYHHLFLWDSEAKCIVGAYRMGMGSEIFPKHGIDGFYLQDLFRVEPELYDMMEHSIEMGRAYITKEYQQKPMPLFLLWKGIVHTTLRFPEHKYLIGGVSISNQFSNFSKSLMIEFMKSNYWDPYVAQYIRPKKEFKVKLKDADKEFVFDETQADLNKFDRLIDEVEPGNLRLPVLIKKYIKQNARVVAFNVDPLFNNSVDGLMYIKIADLPESTVKPVMEEFQAELERKLHESQNTDVEE
- the fbp gene encoding class 1 fructose-bisphosphatase, which gives rise to MSPKRNQTLGEFIIENQDSFQYSSGELSKLINAIRLAAKVVNHEVNKAGLIDILGGVGETNIQGEDQQKLDLFANDKFIQTLKNREIVCGIASEEEDSFISINSNDDNHQNKYVVLIDPLDGSSNIDVNVSVGTIFSIYRRITPVGTPVTMEDFLQPGNQQVAAGYVVYGTSTMLVYTTGDGVNGFTLNPALGTFYLSHPNMKFPENGRIYSVNEGNYVHFHQGVKDYIKYCQMEEDDRPYTSRYIGSLVSDFHRNMIKGGIYMYPKSSVSQSGKLRLLYECNPMAFLAEQANGIAIGGKNRIMDIQPTELHQRVPFFCGSKNMVEKLQEFLNKYH
- a CDS encoding aspartate kinase produces the protein MRVFKFGGASVKDANAVKNVVEVLKEVGYENTLLVVSAMGKTTNAMEDIINAYFNDKKDIPSKVAEMVDYHLDIVSELFPNAQHAIYKEIKVLVDEINGFLVWNKSPNYNFVYDQIVGYGELISTTIISAYFKEIGIANNWLDVRNFIKTDSNYRDTTVDWERTQKNVTTIDQKVLNITQGFLGSDDNNFSTTLGREGSDYSAAILAYCLNADSVTIWKDVPGVLNADPRYFKETQLLNNISYREAIELAFYGASVIHPKTLQPLQRKEIPLHVKSFIDPTGKGTTVGKGVGIEPKVPCFIVKKNQVLMKLSSLDFSFIVEDSISELFKLFHQHKIKVGLIQNSAISFSVCIDNKFGGLDALLQQLKSKFKVAHHENVSLYTIRHFNTKALESLQNGHELLLEQRGTETVQLVVK
- a CDS encoding GNAT family N-acetyltransferase, translated to MDYTIRVAQREDMKQVLHLIQELASFEKEDDAVEVSVQNLEEDGFGKQKLFHCFVAEKNDKIVGMALVYPRYSTWKGPVIHLEDLIVTEEMRGSGLGTALLNEVVKYGDVLGVKRISWEVIDWNEPAIGFYESKGANVMRDWDVVQLDETGMKEYLSALA
- a CDS encoding TerB family tellurite resistance protein, whose translation is MSFADLYSSGEHRRNLAHFAALATLASIDGEISVEEKKLLDRFATKLDITDSEYLEVFKKENKYPIDSTPDSEKRLERLYDLFRIVYSDHEIDNEERLLIKKYAIGLGFTDEKADAVIERSVAIFGGKIDFDDYLYLVKH